The Acidobacteriota bacterium genome has a segment encoding these proteins:
- a CDS encoding DNA-binding response regulator — LTVTEFLILQALASRPGVVKSRNALMDAAYDDQVYVDDRTIDSHVKRLRKKFKASDNDFDMIETLYGVGYRFKEL, encoded by the coding sequence CTCACCGTCACCGAGTTTCTGATCCTGCAAGCCTTGGCGAGCCGGCCGGGCGTGGTGAAAAGCCGCAACGCCCTGATGGACGCGGCCTATGACGATCAGGTTTACGTCGATGACCGCACCATCGACAGTCACGTCAAAAGGCTGCGCAAAAAATTCAAGGCCAGCGACAACGATTTCGACATGATCGAAACGCTGTACGGTGTCGGTTATCGCTTTAAGGAATTATAA